A single genomic interval of Cucumis sativus cultivar 9930 chromosome 5, Cucumber_9930_V3, whole genome shotgun sequence harbors:
- the LOC101207175 gene encoding NADH dehydrogenase [ubiquinone] 1 beta subcomplex subunit 3-B, which translates to MANKPLGSTGEFFRRRDEWRKHPMLSNQFRHATPGLGIALVAFGIYLVGEQVYNRINSPSSSHHHHSNASSATH; encoded by the coding sequence ATGGCCAATAAGCCTTTGGGATCGACGGGAGAGTTCTTCAGGAGGAGAGATGAATGGAGGAAGCATCCCATGCTTTCCAATCAGTTCCGTCACGCCACTCCTGGCCTCGGCATCGCCCTCGTTGCTTTCGGCATCTACCTTGTCGGCGAGCAAGTTTACAACAGGATCaattctccttcttcttctcaccACCACCATTCCAATGCATCCTCCGCCACCCATTAA